Within Pseudomonadota bacterium, the genomic segment ACTCCTCGAACTGGTTGAAGATGACGAGGTCCTGGCCGCTCTTGCGAAGCTCCCAGCACTTGTCGAAGATCTCCTTGACGTTGCTCTCGGAGCCGGGGGTCTTGATGATCTCGCCGGCCACCTGCTGCAGCCACTCGAAGCGCTCGCGGCTCATGCCCTCGGGGAGGATGGCGATGGACTCGCAGCCCAGCAGGGCCGAGTCGTAGGCGCCGCCGCGGCAGTAGTTGCCGGTCGAGGGCCAGACCGCCTTCTGGCGCGTGGGGTCGAACTGCCCCGTGACCAGCCGCGGCGCGAGGCAGGCGAAGGCGGCCCCCACCTTGTGCGCGCCGGTGGGAAACCACTTGCCGGCCAGGGCCACGATCTTGCAGGGTACCCCGGTGATCTCGGGGCCGAACACGAGCGCGTTGACCGGGCCGAACCCGCCCCCGTGCTCGGTGGGCTCGTTGTGCCAGCCGATGCGGAAGAGATTGAGCGGGTTGATGTCCCAAAGCCCGACGTGCTTCAGCTGCGCCACGATGGACGACGGAATCAGGCTGGGATCGCGCATCTGCTTGAAGGTGGGTATCACGATGCCGCGCTCGCGGGCGCACTTCACCGCCCGCTCGAGGGGCTCCGGATGCACGGTAAGATCGATCACGTCGTAATCCTCCACTCTCAGCCTGGGTCGTCGAACGAGAGATTCTTGCGCAGCGGTCTCGCTTCCTGGGTACGCCTTTGACGAGCCCGTCCATGCAACGCAAAAACGGCTTTACATCGGGAAGCAGACTGCGCCATAAACAGAATTTTGTTGCCATTGCGCCATTTCGCACATAGGAACCCGTCCCCCCGCTCCGAATTGCCTGTATCAAGAAACTCTTGAGAATGGTGCTTCCCGCCATGTCGAGTGACTCCGCCCCTCCTTCTTCCAGCACGACTGCGCGCCGCAACTGGACCTGGCGCGCCTTTGTGGTCATCGTGATCGTGCTCATCTGCGTTCAGGTCTTTGTGCTGTTCCGCATCCTGCGACCGCCCTCAGGTCCGGGCGACCTCAACGCCATCGGGTCCGGAGGAGGGCCAGGGGGGGGCGGCATGTTCGGCGGGCCTCCCCCGGGCGGACCGAACGGGTCCGGCGCCCCATCGTCGCAGTCCATCCATCTCTTCGGTTGGGCCCCCACGCCGGACGAGCGCCTGGCGACCTTCGCCGGGTTCGTCACGGCCGTGCAGATGTCGAATCACAAGCTCACCGACGAGCAGCGGCAGAAGCTCGAGCTCCTCACCAAGGACTATGCCGAGACCGTGTTGAGCCTCGCAACCGCCACCGCGAAGATGTTCACCGCGCTCGAAGAGGGTCAGCAGATGATCGTCGCGACGAAGATGCCTCCTCCTGGCGCCCCTCCCCCTCCAGGAGGAGGGGACAATCCCGTTCTCATGAAGTTCATCACGTACGTCGAGAACACCGCGGCACCGTCACCAGCGACAACAAGCTCCAGCGCCCCCGACCTCGCCTCGGCGCGCGTGCCCCACGTTCCCGGATTCGCGCTCTGCGCCGGGCTGGCCGCACTCGAGACCTCATCGAAGCCCCTCACCGCTGAGCAGTGCCGAACCATGCTGCCCCTGCTGAAGTCTCTGCCAGAGAACTCGAAGAAGCTGTTCGAGCTCGAGAACAAGCTGCAGCGCGTCTTCACCCCCGAGCAGTTAGAGGTCAAGGGGCTGCAGTCGTGCGACGCTGTCGGGCGGCTGCTGGTGAACAGCCTGTCGGCCAGAAAGTAGGGGCGCGCCGCTCGCAGCGCATCCCCCTGTCTGCTCCGAGAGGTTGGCATACCTGCCTCCCCGAATGCGCATCGCATCGATGAATCTTCGGAGAGCGGCGCTTGGTCTGGCTGCGTTGAGTCTTTGCCTGCTCGGATTCCGCGCGCGCCTGGGCTCTCTCCCTGCACGCCCTGCCGCCCCCGTCACGCCAGAGCGTCGTGCAGGACTGCTCTACGGCGCATGGTCACGCGACGGATTTCAGTGGAACGCTCCAGCGATGCTGGCGCAGGCCTGCGAGAACCCGAAGCTCGCCTGGATCGATCTCCGTCCCCACGTGCTGGTCGACGCACCCGCGCACGGCGGCATGTATCGTGCCGAGATCGGTCTCAACGGCGCGGGCGGCTACCATCTCGGCCCGCTTGTCGCGCTCTCCATCGACGGAGAGCGCGACCCCCATGGAGAGCCTTGCCTGATGCGTCTCCCCTCTGGCCGCTACCGACTCTACTACACTGCCTGGAGCGCGTCTGGCACCGAGATCAGGAGCGCCGCCTCAGACGACGCCATCCGCTGGACGCGCGACCCGGGTGCACGGCTCAGCGATGGGGCAGAACACCCGGACATCGTGCAGGCTCGATCGGGCCTCTACCGCCTCTTCTACACCCGTCACCGAGCGCGCATCGAGAGCGCCGTCTCACGCGACGGCCTGCTGTTCGAAAGCGAGACCTCGCCCAGGCTCGTGGGAGAAGCCTCCTCGACCACCATCACCCCTCTGCTCACCGATGCCACGCGGGGCGAGTACCGCGTGCTCTACGAGAACGACGGGAAGATATGCTGTGCCGTGTCGTCCGACGGCGAAGCGTTCGCACTCGAGAACAGCTTCACCGTTTCGATCAACAAGGCGCTGAGACACCCTCGCTCGCCCTCACTCGCGATTCTGCTCGACGGCACGTGGCTCGTGCTGTTCACCGGAGAGCCGGGATAGATGTCACGGCGTCTGACGGCCACCGTTCTGCTCCTCGTGCTCACGAGCCTCTCGCTGATGATTCTGGTCATCACACGCCGCCCTCCCTCGCCTGGAGTCTCGAGACCCTCTCCCACGCCGCTCCCCGAGAGCCGGGCAGGAGTCATGACACCGGCTCCACCGGTGACGGCGAAATCGCTGCACTGGGCGACCTCGCGTGATCTGCGCACGTGGCGCGAGCAGCCCCAGGCAGTGCCAGGGCAGGCAACGCCGCAGCTCGCACGGCTCGACGGGCGCCTGGTGACGTTGAGCTCTGACACGGTGCGGCTCTTCATCATGGAGCAGACGCCCACGCAACGCGATTCAACCGCCATGGGGCCTCCTCAGGCACTCGACATCGAGGGAGAGAGAGACCGCTTCCAGGTCGACCCGGATCTCGTGTCGCTGCCGGGGGGAGGGTGCCGGCTTTACTACACCAGCACCCGGAGCGGCTCCGACCCTGCCTTCGACGTCACCGAGATACACAGTGCAACCCGACGCGAGGGGCGCTGGGTCCGCGACGCCGGGTATCGCTTCCGCGGCGTGGGGGTTGTCGACCCCGACGTCATTCACCTCGCTGATGGACGCTGGCGCCTGTTCTTCACCCGCGGCCCGGAGCGATTCATCGGCAGCGCCGTGTCTGTCGACGGGCTCGACTTCGAGGTCGAGCCCACAACCCGGATCGACGGTCAGGTGAGCGCCACCATTGCGACACGAGAGGGCTTCCTCATGGCCTACCAGACCTACGGCGGGCGCTACAACCAGGGCCTTCTCCACATGGCGCGGTCGCGTGACGGCCTTCACTTCACGTCCGATCCCGACTTCCGGTGGGAAGAGAAGATGGAGCAGCTCGAGGGCCCGAGCGTCATCGCGCTCCCCGATGGCACGTACCTGATGGCCTACGCGCGAGCGCAGCGGTCGTTCTGACACGACGGCGGCGACACCAAAGGCGAAGGCGCTGTCGGGCCCACCCTCGAAACGGCCCGCGAGAGCGCACAGGCAACTTGAAACCGCGCACGGCTATCTGATATGCTCCACGAGATGACACGAAATGTCTTCGGGCTCCTGGCGCTTGTCGTGGTCGCCATCGCGCTGCAGACCCTGGTCTCTGTGCGGCGCCAGCCTGCCGCCCCACCCGCGACCGCGGCGCCCACCACCGCAATCTCGCAGCCCGCCTACGCGCCGCCAGAGATGCAGCAGCCACCGGGCTTCGTGACCCCAAAGGTTCCCGCAGAAGCGCCCGGCTTCACCCTCTCACTCACGAGCGGCGGACAGGTCACCCTCGACGCCCTCCGCGCCAAAGGCCCGGTGCTGCTGTGCTTCTTCAAGATCGAGTGCCCCACCTCACGCGAGGTCGTGCCGCGATACGAGACCTTCGAGAAGCAGTACGCCAAGGCCGGGAAGCCGTTACAGATGCTGGGCATCGCCCAGAACGAGACGTTCCAGATCGAGCAGTTCGCGCGCGAGTCGAAGCTCACGTTTCCCATCGCGGTCGACACGCCGGGATGCGAGATCTCGGCGAAGTACGGCATCTTGAACACGCCCACGCTGGTTCTCATCGCGCCTGATGGCAAGACGTTGACCGCAATTCCGAGCTGGACCCGCTCGAAGGTGAACGCGCTCTCGGAGCAGATCGCCGCAATGACCGGCGCCCCCTATCTGGCCATCTCCACCGCCGATGACGGCCTGCAAGAGTGGCGACCCGGTTGAACGTCGAAGAACACGGCGGGCGTGTCCCGCTGAGCCCCTCGCTGACAGGCCCCACAGCGGACGCAGACGAGCGCGGATAGACGTTGCGCACATCCCGCGTTCTCGTCGTTCTCCTCTTCGTGAGCAACGCGCTGCTGCTCGTCGGCATCTTGCGTCACTCTTCAGCGAGCGCTCCCCATGCGCCAGAGATCTCGCCCTCAACAGCCTCCCCTTCCTCTCTCGGTGCGCCTCCGCACGCCGGAACGCCCCCTTCGGTGGGGAGCAAGATGCTGCGGTGGGCCTCCTCGCGCGACCTGCGCACCTGGCGCGAGCTCTCGTTCAGCAGCCCCGGGGTGACCACCCCGCAGCTGGTGTGGTTCAACGGGCGTCTTGTGACGTTCTGCGCCAGCGCAACCCGCCTGGCCGTGGTCGAGCTCACCGTTGGAGACAACGGCTGCACGGGCGTGGGCGCACCCCTCCCGATCGAGATCGCAGGGGAATCCGCCGACATCCAGGTCGATCCGGACGTGGTAGCGCTGTCTGACGAGCGATATCGCGTCTACTACACCACGTCGCGGGCCTCAAACGACCCCGCCTACCTCGCCACCGAGATCCACAGCGCCACGTGGACTTCGGGTCACTGGGTGCGCGATGCGGGCATTCGCCTGCAAGGAGACGGTATCGTCGATCCGGATGTCATTCGCCTGAACGACGGCACCTGGCGCATGCTCTTCACCCGCGGCCTCGAAAAAGAGGTCGGAAGCGCGCGATCTGCCGACGCCCTCGACTTCAAGGTCGAGCCCGGCACCAGGCTGAACGGGCAGGTCACCTCGACCATCGCCGTAGCGGACGGCTATCTCACGGCCTACCAGACCTTCGGCGGACGCTACAACCAGGGGCTCCTCCACCTTGCGCACTCTGATGACGGATTCCGCTTCACGCCGGATGCGCGCTTCACCTGGGAGGAGAAGAACGTCGCCACCGAGGCGCCCAGCATTGCTCGCCTGCACAACGGAACACATCTGCTCGCCTACGTCACGTCAGCCAGCCGCCGCCCAGCTCAGGGTGTGCGGTAGGGCTCAACCGCCCGCAGCCACCCCAGCTCCGAAAGACGGGAAGCAATCGCGCGCGCCGCGGCCTTGTTGCCCTCGGGCGTGAGATGAATCAGATCGCGGGGCTGGAAGAGAACGTCTTCTGAGAGACCAGAAGCGCCGAGCGCCGCCCCCATGTCGAGATAGCCCAAGCCGACGCGCTGGGCGAGGGCGGCGTGGGTCGCGCGCATGGCCTGCATGGGGGCCGGATCGGTGAACGACGGGCGCGTGGCCTCATCGATGAGCAGCACCTTGATCGAACGCTCACGCGCATAGGCGGCGAAGATCGTCAGGTTGTCGACAGACATGGTCAGGCTCGCGGTCTCGGCGGCGTCGCGCCCCGGCACGACAGCCATGCCCTCTGTCGGATGTGGCGCCCACCCACGCAGGCGAAACGACAGGTAGCGATAGGTGGCGCTTCGATACAGAACCGAACGAACGCCATCGATGAGTCCTCCCTGGCGGAAGACGGCCCGCGCCGCGTCCGGCTGGAGCAGGCGATAGGGCTGGAGACCCGTTCCGCCGCGCTCTCGCGGGAGATCGTTCACGCCGCACATGATGGTTACGATGTGCGGCCGGTACACGGGCTCGAGCTCAACCAGGAGGGCTGTCATCTCGCAGGTGGTGAACGATGGCCACCCCGCGTTGTAGACGCGCACCGACGGTCGCTCGCGGAGGAGCAGGGGCTCGAGCTGCACCGGGTAGCTGCTGGCCTCGTCGTTGCGCCAGCCATAGGTGACCGACGAACCGAAGCACATGACCCGCACCTCGTCAGGCGGAAACGTCGACGGGGGATCGACCCCGCGCAGACCATGACGGTTCAGGCGCTGCGACGCCAGAAACGCCCGCGAGGGAGAACGCCCTCGAATGGGATCGAGCCGCCAGATCGCGTTTGGGCTCTCGAGGTTCGACGCATAGAGCAGGTTCTGGCACAGCAGCTCGATGTTGAACGCCATGAGCAAGAACAGGCCGAGCTGCAGAGCGGCGCGCGGCCAGCGGCGTTTCGCCGGCGGGGGCCGTTCTGCCCTGCTGGGCGCGCTCACCGCGTCGACCGCGGTGAGGACGATCGCGCCACGGGAGAGAGCCATCCCAGCGTCTCGAGGCGCGTCGCGATGATGCGCGCCAGCTCTTCGGGCTGCCCGCTAGACAAGAAGGCGGCCTCGAGATCGAGATAGGCAAAGCCGAGACGCTGGGCAAGCGCCGCGTGAGCGGCCCGCAGGTGTTCGAGATACGCCCGTCTCGGCGCCGACTGCCTCCAGGCCTCATCGACCAGCAACATCTTCAGTCCTTTGAGACGCGCGAACTCGGCGAAGATCTTGAGGTTGTCAACCGACATGGTGAGGTGCGAGGTCTCGGTGGCGTCGCCCCCCTTCACCAGGTCCATGCCGTCGGTGGGATGCGGCTTCCATCCTTTGATGAGATAGGTGAGATAGCGGTAGGTGGCGCTTCGGTACAAGAGCGAGCGCGTGCGGTCGACGTAGCCGCCCTGCTCGAAGATGGACTGGGCCGCCTTCGGCTGCAGCTCGCGATAGGGCTGAAGGCCCGTGCCGCCCGCCTCCTGCGGGAGGTCGTTCGAACCGCACACCAGCACGACGATCTGCGGATGGTACAGGGGCTCGATCTCGACCAGGAGGGCGGTCATCTCGCACGTGGTGAAGCCCGGACAGCCCGCGTTGTAGACGTGGACGTCGGCACCCGCTCCTGCAAGCCTCTCTTGCAGGAACCGAGGGTACGTCTCCGGCTCCTTGACCCGCCAGCCATAGGTGACCGAGCTTCCGAAGCAGACGATGCGCGTCTCGCCAGGCCGGGGCGCCGTGACCGGCTCGAGGCCTCGAAGGCCGTTGGTGTTGAGACAGTTCGCGGCGCTGTAGTTCTCGACGAGACGCCGCCCACGAATCGGATCGACCCGCCACACGGCGTCCGGGCTCTCGAGCTTCTGGGCATAGAGAAGCCGCTGGCTCAGCAGCTCGATGTTGCCCGCGAGCAGCACGAACAGGGCCACCTGAAAGACTGCGGGGCGCTTCAAGAAGGCGAGAAGGCGTTGTCGCACGCGCCGGGATGTTCGATTCACCCGTGAAGCGACCCTCTCACCGAGACTTGAAAGGTGACCGGCGCGGTGCTATCCTGCCATCGTGCGCAAGACCGCCCTCACCCTCGCCTCCCTGATCCTGGCGCTCGCCGTGGCGCAGGCGCTCACGATCGCCCCCGCCACCGCACCGCCGCGCGAAAGCGCCGCAGCTGCTACCCGCGGCTTCCCGATGCCTTCCCCGGAACCGCTCCCATTGAGCGACCCGACCCTGCTGCTCGAGACGCGGTTCTTCGAGATGGTGAAACCGTCTGCGCGTGAGTCGCAATGGCGCAGCATTCCATGGATGACCCGTCTGTGGAAGGCGCGCCTGCGCGCCGCCGAGGAAGGGAAGCCCCTGCTCCTGTGGTGCATGGATGGCAACCCGCTGGGCAGCACCTGACCCAACGGGCTTGCGAGCCGTGTGCTCGCCTTCTCTGACCCGACCGTCATCGACCTGGCCCGGAACCGCTTCGTCGCCGTCGCGTGCAACGACCTGCGGCTGCTGCGTCAGCGCGACGCAGAAGGCGACTTCTTCCGTGGCCTGGCAGCCCAGACCCCGGCGTCCTTTCGGGAAGACCCCTCACGTCAGGGCATCTACTGCTGCTCGGTCGATGGCACGCTGCTCAGCTGCGTGCGCCACATGAGCGACACGATGGACGTGGTCGGCACCCTTGAGACCGGGCTGCGCCTTCACCGCGCGAAAGCGTCCCCCTCGGGCGGATCGCGGACAGACGCCTTCCGCTCCCTCACCCCAGACCCCATCGCGCAGCCCACCCCTCCGCCCGGCGCCGTCGTGCTCCGCGTCTTCACCAGGCGCCTCGAATGGACCCCCAACGGCCCCGTGGCGTCGTCTGCCCGCCTCCCGCGTCATGCCATGTCGCTTCCGCCGCAGCCACAGCTCGATCACATGTGGCTGCCTCGTGAAGCCTGCGACGCCATCGTGGCCATGCCGATGCAGGTGGGAGCCTCGCACCCTGTCGCCGACGCGGCACTCGACGCCTTGTGCCGGCTCCATCTGGCAGACACCACTCTCAAAGGCGACCAGATGTGGTCCCCCGAGCAGGTGAGAGCACGCCAGTTCACGGCCACCGTCGAATCGGTGACCGGCGATCAGGCCACCATCGCGCTGCGCGGACGGGTGGAGTTCGCCAAGCCCTGGCGCTACAGCGCCACCGCGCTCGTGGAGGGGCGATTCCGCTACGCCATCCGTCAGCGAAACGTCGAAGACTTCAAGATGGCGGCGCTCGAACGGGTTCTCACGGGTGATCGGGGACAGACCGTGGCCACCTATGTCGGGATGGCCTTCGAGCAGGCCGACGGCAGCGACCCTGGTGACGCCATCCCCCCCCACGATCGAAGCCAGTACATGCAGCCCTGAGACGTCTGCTGCGCCTTCCGCCGCGCCTCCGCACAACTTCGTGTTAAGGCGACACTATTTGGCTGGGTCTTCATGGATGATAGGGGTGTAGCGCTGCTACGCACCTTGAACCCACCAGGAGGTCCCCTTGCCCCAGAAACGCACGCGCACCGCTACACCGCAGGGCTCCACGGAGCCCTCCCGCACCGTCGAGATCGACGGCGTGCGGCTCACCCTCGTCGACCCCGTGCGGCATGACTGCACGTGGATCGACTACAACGACTACCTCTTGCAGATGCGCGCCGCCTGGTTCCGGGCGTCGCACTCCGAGCTGACGCTCACCCCCCGCCTCGTCGGAGCGCCCGGCCTGGGAAAGACCACCCTCGCCTGTGCGGCCGCGCGGGCCGCCGGTCACGACATCTACATCATCGGCGCCACCATGGACACCCGCCCCGAAGACCTCGTGATCACCCCCGTGCTGGCGGCTGACGGGCGAGTCGAATACCGCGCTTCTGCCCTCGTCACCGCCATGATCAGGGGAGGCGTCGCCGTGATCGACGAGGCGAACCGCATGCCCGAGCGCAGCTGGGCATCGCTCGCCCCCCTGATGGACGATCGCCGCTACGTCGAGAGCGCCGCGGCCGCCGTTCGTATCTCAGCCCACCCCGACTTCCGGCTGTGCGTCACCATGAACTCCGATTCGAGCGTGTACGCGCTGCCGGGGTACGTCCAGAGCCGCCTCAAGCCCAGGATCGAGGTGGTGGCGCCGCCATGGCATGTGCAAGAAGAGATCGTGCGCGCTCGCGCATCAGGCGTGACGAGCACATTGCTCGACGACGCCCTCTTCCTGCTCAAGCAGCGCATCGACGAGGGCAGGGTCGACAGCACCCGCGACATGCTCAGCTTCGTTCGCTACGCGCAGAACCTCTGCCCAGCCGATGCGCGCCGCATGAGGGGGGCTGTGCGCGGTGCACTGATGCAAGCCGCCGCGCAGGTGCTGGCAGGCGGAGAGGCAGGCTGATCGCATGTACGACGACGAAGAGCACATGATTCACCGATTTGAAAACCTCCTGGGCATACCCTCGGCGCACTTCGAGCCCATGTTCGCGAAGTCGGCCCGCCACGCACTGCGCTACCACTCCCCTTCCGTCCTGGCGCTCGAGTCGAGCACGGTGGCCGCCGACGAGTGGCGCTGGGCCGCCGACTGCTGGCCACTTCCTGTGGTCTCTCAAGCAGGCGACTGGTTCTTGCCGTTCGTTCCCGGCGACTCGATGCTCGAGGCCTACATGGCGGCGCGAACCTTCGGGATCCCCATCGCCTTCATCGACCCGTGGCTCGAGGTGCCCACGCCCGCGCCGACCGCATCCCCCGCTCCACCGGCCCCGGTGGGCGGCGAGCTTGCGCCGCTGCTGCGCTCTCACTTCACCCGCCTGCCTGCCTTCACCCATCACGTCACCGACCGCGACCTCGCGCGCGAGGCGTTCATGGCCCGACAGCTGCGCGACCTCATGCGGCGCCACGCTCGCGTGCTCTGGATCGGCGGCGCCGCCCACTGGGAGCGCATCGTCGACCGGCTGAGGCGAGGTGACTTCACCGCGCCGCGCATGCGCAAGGCGAAGGTGCAAAGCTTCACGCGCATGCAGCTGAGCCGATCGGCCATGGTCGCGATGACGGGCCGACTGCCCTGGACCGTGCGCGGGTTTGTCGAGCGCGGAAAGACCTACGACGAGGACAGCTCTTTGCGTGCACTTGCCCTGCGGGCGACCCAGCCCCACCACACCAGCGACGATATCACGCTCACGCCGGAGCCGGCCGGACCCACCGATGTGGCACGGGTGCTGATGTACGCCCGCAACCTCGCCATGGCGCGAGGCCTGCGCCAGCGCCCCACATTCCACGAGCTCCTCACCTCCGCCACGGCCGTCATCGGCCCCTCGTACGCGGGCGTTCTCCATCTCACCGCCATGGATGACGGCCACGAGCCCCTCTCGTCTGATACCGGAAGCGACCTCCCCGTTCTGACCTGGGACGCGGATGCCCCCAAACCCGCGTTCCGCTGCGGCCATCGGTGGGTGGCGGCCGATTCGATCTGGCCGCGCAGCGGAGACGGACTGCCCCCCGTCACCGTCGAGACGGTGGTGCGACGCGCGCGTCACGAGCAGTATCGCGACCTGCCCCCGGCCCACGAATGGGAGGAAGAGCGCGCCTGGCGGGTGCACCCCGACGATGGGCGCGACTACATCGCGTTCGTCGAGACATCCACATCCGCCGCGGCGGCGCTGAGCGTCTCCGATTCACCAACGGGGTGATCGATTGGCGCAACGACAGCGAGCACACCGACTTCCTGCAAGGGAAGGCAGGCGGCGGCTGGATCGACCCGGACTTTACCTGCATCGGCAGCGCATCGCGCGAGCGAGGCCACGGCGTGGTGCTGCAGGAGCACCCCTACCACCTGCAGCGCGACCAACGCGACTTCACGCTGATCTCCCTCGATCTCCCCACCATGACGCGCGAGGGTCCGAGCTTCTACGACAAGGTCATCCTGCCGCTCTTGCCCCAAGTCGGCGGCTTGTGCGACACGGTCTACACCTGGCTCGACATCATGTTCGCGTTCTGCGCCGGCAAGCCGTTCGCCTACTTCAGCCGCTACGTCCCCAGCCCGCGGATCCACACCCTCGCCGCGCGCCACGGCGTCACCGTCGTGCACATCCCCCTGCAGTCCATTCCAGAGGCGCTGCGCGACCGCAACCGCGTGTTTCGCTACATAGCCCTGTCGCGCAGCCAGTGGGAGGCGCTGCGCGAACACCTGGGGGAGGGGTAGGGGGGGAAAGCTGTGGGCGAGGGCCATGCGATCCTCATCGTCTCCCTCTGGGCCCGCTCACGCATCCACACATGGCACTGCGGCTTACGTGCCGCGTTCACAAAAGAAGGCCGGACATCGGCTGATGTTCGGCCTTCTTTGGTGAACACACCCGGTTGACGCGAGAGCGCAAGCGGGTG encodes:
- a CDS encoding SGNH/GDSL hydrolase family protein yields the protein MALSRGAIVLTAVDAVSAPSRAERPPPAKRRWPRAALQLGLFLLMAFNIELLCQNLLYASNLESPNAIWRLDPIRGRSPSRAFLASQRLNRHGLRGVDPPSTFPPDEVRVMCFGSSVTYGWRNDEASSYPVQLEPLLLRERPSVRVYNAGWPSFTTCEMTALLVELEPVYRPHIVTIMCGVNDLPRERGGTGLQPYRLLQPDAARAVFRQGGLIDGVRSVLYRSATYRYLSFRLRGWAPHPTEGMAVVPGRDAAETASLTMSVDNLTIFAAYARERSIKVLLIDEATRPSFTDPAPMQAMRATHAALAQRVGLGYLDMGAALGASGLSEDVLFQPRDLIHLTPEGNKAAARAIASRLSELGWLRAVEPYRTP
- a CDS encoding MoxR family ATPase, with translation MRAAWFRASHSELTLTPRLVGAPGLGKTTLACAAARAAGHDIYIIGATMDTRPEDLVITPVLAADGRVEYRASALVTAMIRGGVAVIDEANRMPERSWASLAPLMDDRRYVESAAAAVRISAHPDFRLCVTMNSDSSVYALPGYVQSRLKPRIEVVAPPWHVQEEIVRARASGVTSTLLDDALFLLKQRIDEGRVDSTRDMLSFVRYAQNLCPADARRMRGAVRGALMQAAAQVLAGGEAG
- a CDS encoding SGNH/GDSL hydrolase family protein; protein product: MNRTSRRVRQRLLAFLKRPAVFQVALFVLLAGNIELLSQRLLYAQKLESPDAVWRVDPIRGRRLVENYSAANCLNTNGLRGLEPVTAPRPGETRIVCFGSSVTYGWRVKEPETYPRFLQERLAGAGADVHVYNAGCPGFTTCEMTALLVEIEPLYHPQIVVLVCGSNDLPQEAGGTGLQPYRELQPKAAQSIFEQGGYVDRTRSLLYRSATYRYLTYLIKGWKPHPTDGMDLVKGGDATETSHLTMSVDNLKIFAEFARLKGLKMLLVDEAWRQSAPRRAYLEHLRAAHAALAQRLGFAYLDLEAAFLSSGQPEELARIIATRLETLGWLSPVARSSSPRSTR